ATATGGGACAATCCCACTGCAGCAACACGCGTATATGAGAGCGTATTACTGAAGAACGAAGGGATTTCAACAGGTCCCTGTATGCCCTCGCCTTTAAACAGCATTGCAAGGCTGATGACCAGTACTATGATACCATATGTCATTGCAATGTATCCCAGGTATCCAAGAGCCAGCAGAAGGAAAGATATCTGAAGTACAAACCAGCTACCCTTCTCAAATACAGCTTCCATGAAACCGTGGTTTCTGTTTACTCTCATAAATCCAAGAAGATATCCCAGATTAATGTGCAGCAATCCAATAATTACAGACAGCACAAGGATGGTGTCCACGACATATTGCCTGTGCAATGGGTATGTAATCATTTCATTGCTTATTGGCGAGGTGAATAAATCCACTGTGACAAATCCCGGAATCAGTCCAGTCTTAAATGCACCATCTGCTGTATAATAGCCTGCTAATGGGAAACCAAAAATTTCCATATATAGCAGACCAAACATAAGCGAGAATATTTGACAGTATATAAGTACCATCATAACTGATTTTACAGACTGAACATTCACATATTTGTATATAGTATATGCAATAGCCAGCAACAGCAGGGAATAACCCATGTCACCGAGTATCATTCCGTAAAACAGTGGAAATGTGAAAAAGATAACAAGTGTAGGATCAAGCTCTTTATATTTTGGTCTTGAAAACAGGTCTACAACTACCTCAAAAGGTTTCACCAACCTGTGGTTATCGTATTCAGTTGGAGGTTCTTTTGGTGCACCAGATCCAAAGTCTTTTTCATCAAGCTTGGAAACGTGCACGTGCCCGCCGGTGGATTCCTCAAGGGATTGTTCAAGAAGATAATAGTCCTGTGAAGGAACCCATCCATCGATCACAAATGTATGCTCAGAAGTAGCAATTCGAAGAGGAGCCTCAAGTTTTTCGTTCTCTATTGAGAGCTTGTTCTCACTTGCCAGTATAAAATCAGAGTATTTTTCCTTAAGAGAAAATATTTCTTCATCTGTAGTTTCAATTTTGGTCCTCAGTTTTTCAATATCCCCATCGATCTGAGTAATAATTTTAGATGGAAGACCTTTAATTTCTGGAACTTTGAGTTCTTTGAATGAACGACTGGAAAGGAGTTTGGATATTTCTTCCTCGTACTCTTTTGGTACAAAAAGAGCTATTGTGGAAGTCCTGGAATCTATAAACAGTTCATATTTGTGAGTTATTTTTTCAACTTCCGGCTCTATATTTACTCCAATTGTTCCCACGTAGACCGATATATTCTCATAATCCCTGTACAGATCAAGGTCCAGCGGTATACCGGCAAGCGGGATAAGTTCTTTTCGGAGTGATTCAAGTTCCCGGATTTTAGCCTCAATGTCCTTTTTATGCTCGGTTTTCTCAGAAACTGCAGCATCAAGTTCTTCCAGTTTTTTATCAAATTCTTCCGGAATCTCACCAGGTGAAGAAGACCCTTTTTTTTCCAGATCCAGCAAACTTGATATTGATCTTAGTTTAACAAGTTTTCTTGATACCTCACTGGCCTTTTCAAAAGGCTTGCCTATATTGAACCCAGTTTCCTCTTCATTATAATCATCTATATGAAACAGATTAAGCTCGTGAAGTGAATCCACGGTTTGTTTCATGACACTTTTGTGCCCTACAATCAAAGCATGTGTCATTTGTTTAGGACTGAGCATATATCGACCTCTCGAATTCATTCAGGAGATATTCAACAGCTTTATCCATATTAGTGGAAGCTTTGCCTTTTAGTGAATCAGCCTCTTTTTTCCCTTCATCGATTATTTTTTCGCGTTCAGCCTTAATATCTTCCTGGGCCGATCTCAAAGAGCTGTCTGCAGATTTCTCTGCCTCGTCTTCGGCCTGCCTAAGAATTTCCCTGGCTTCAACACGTGCCCTGGATATTTTCTTATTTTTAGCTTCAACAGCATCTTCAACCATCTGTTTTGCTTTTTCTTCCGCTTCTTTAATTTCCGATAAGATTTCAGCTTTGGCCATATGAATCCTCATTGCGATTATGGTGATATAGTTAAGGTCAAAAGAACACTCCATTCCTAATGCTAACTCACATATAAGTTATTCGGTTTTGTTTCACAATCATGTAGCTCAGAAATATGAATTTCCATTTATAATTCTATTTTAACATCTCATTGACCCATCAAAGCAAAGCCGTGTCAGTATTGTGTTATTGACTATTTTCAGACCTGTCTATTCGATATGGGAGTTCAATTTCCGGAGACAATGTATGAATATAGTTCTTCCTGAATTCCGGATCTCTCATCATACAGTATTTGGCAGAGCACTTATACGCGCTATGACCACTCATACGCTTCCAGATGTACTTAAGTTTTTCTTCACGGATATTCCCAAATGAAATAGGAGTATATGCACACGGAAGAGCATCCCCTGCAGAAGTTACATGAAGCCATCTTCTGCCAGCAAAGCACCCAAACTGGTCAGGACCCATAAAGTAGGGAAACGCAGTGACCCTTGGACCCTCAGTAGTGGTATTCATTTCCTTCTGGAAAGATTCAAGCCGGGATATGTCTTTGCTATTTAGAACTTCATCTTCATGTTCCAGCCATCTGCCAACAGCTACGATTTCATATAGGGACATCTCATCCATCTGCATTTCTGCAGCCAATTCATAAAAGTCAGGAAGATGATCAATATTTTCCGGAGAAACCACCACAAACATATCTGTCAGAATCCCGGCATTCTGTGAATTTATTATACCTTCTATAGCATCCCTGTATGCACCTGTACGCCCACGTATACGATCATGTTCCTTTTCAAAAGGACTGTCCATGCTGATACGCATTGCATATAACCCTGCTCTCTTAAGCTCCATGGCTTTATCTTCAGTCAGTCCAAAGCCGGATGTAAAGCATGTAGCTATAGCTTTTTGTTTATCCACATTGTACACCATATCAGCCAGATCATTCCTCAGCATCGTTTCTCCGCCATCAAATGATATCAGGTAGGAGCCAAGATCTATTGACTGATCTACAGCATTATTGATCTCATCGAGTGTCAATTCTGGATCTGCTAGTATATCTGCTGCACCGCAATGTATACACCTGTTTGGACAGTTCATTGTTATCCCAATCGAAAATTGATCAGGTATACGTCTTTTCAGCAGAGGAGCAACCTGTGCAGCGATGACGCGTTTAAATATTTCACCAGGTATCGGAGGAAGCCATGTAGAA
Above is a genomic segment from Methanosalsum zhilinae DSM 4017 containing:
- a CDS encoding radical SAM protein, which codes for MRVYDSPLLKINASTDDGRVKLDAEGTLSTLAKPVIKRINRTFREEKPVHTDEDQIIFSTWLPPIPGEIFKRVIAAQVAPLLKRRIPDQFSIGITMNCPNRCIHCGAADILADPELTLDEINNAVDQSIDLGSYLISFDGGETMLRNDLADMVYNVDKQKAIATCFTSGFGLTEDKAMELKRAGLYAMRISMDSPFEKEHDRIRGRTGAYRDAIEGIINSQNAGILTDMFVVVSPENIDHLPDFYELAAEMQMDEMSLYEIVAVGRWLEHEDEVLNSKDISRLESFQKEMNTTTEGPRVTAFPYFMGPDQFGCFAGRRWLHVTSAGDALPCAYTPISFGNIREEKLKYIWKRMSGHSAYKCSAKYCMMRDPEFRKNYIHTLSPEIELPYRIDRSENSQ
- a CDS encoding V-type ATP synthase subunit I is translated as MLSPKQMTHALIVGHKSVMKQTVDSLHELNLFHIDDYNEEETGFNIGKPFEKASEVSRKLVKLRSISSLLDLEKKGSSSPGEIPEEFDKKLEELDAAVSEKTEHKKDIEAKIRELESLRKELIPLAGIPLDLDLYRDYENISVYVGTIGVNIEPEVEKITHKYELFIDSRTSTIALFVPKEYEEEISKLLSSRSFKELKVPEIKGLPSKIITQIDGDIEKLRTKIETTDEEIFSLKEKYSDFILASENKLSIENEKLEAPLRIATSEHTFVIDGWVPSQDYYLLEQSLEESTGGHVHVSKLDEKDFGSGAPKEPPTEYDNHRLVKPFEVVVDLFSRPKYKELDPTLVIFFTFPLFYGMILGDMGYSLLLLAIAYTIYKYVNVQSVKSVMMVLIYCQIFSLMFGLLYMEIFGFPLAGYYTADGAFKTGLIPGFVTVDLFTSPISNEMITYPLHRQYVVDTILVLSVIIGLLHINLGYLLGFMRVNRNHGFMEAVFEKGSWFVLQISFLLLALGYLGYIAMTYGIIVLVISLAMLFKGEGIQGPVEIPSFFSNTLSYTRVAAVGLSHIYIASTINMISFEMVMPDTFGLLTIFAIIILILGHALNTVLSIVAPGLHAIRLQYVEFFTKFYEGGGRKYKPFGYMLK
- the ahaH gene encoding ATP synthase archaeal subunit H, whose amino-acid sequence is MAKAEILSEIKEAEEKAKQMVEDAVEAKNKKISRARVEAREILRQAEDEAEKSADSSLRSAQEDIKAEREKIIDEGKKEADSLKGKASTNMDKAVEYLLNEFERSIYAQS